One region of Citrus sinensis cultivar Valencia sweet orange chromosome 6, DVS_A1.0, whole genome shotgun sequence genomic DNA includes:
- the LOC102610185 gene encoding ABC transporter B family member 15-like: MSGEKKARGSSEVTKTKNGSFRSIFMHADGVDMFFMVLGYIGAIGDGFSTPLVLFLTSKFMNNIGDVSNVPIDVFTHNINKNTVHLLYLALGSWVACFLEGYCWTRTGERQATRMRARYLKAVLRQDVGYFDLHVTSTAEVITSVSNDSLVIQDVISEKLPNFVMNASLFFGCYLVAFLMLWRLAIVGFPFVVLLVIPGFMYGRTLMSLARKMRDEYNKAGTIAEQAISSIRTVYAFVGESKTSIEFSSALQGSVQLGLKQGLAKGLAIGSNGVTFGIWSFLCYYGSRMVMYHGAQGGTVFAVGASIAVGGLALGAGLPNLKYFSEAMAAGERIMEMIKRVPKIDSDSMEGEILENVLGEVEFKCVQFAYPSRPESIIFKDFCLTIPAGKTVALVGGSGSGKSTVIALLQRFYAPLGGEIILDGVSIDKLQLKWLRSQMGLVSQEPALFATSIKENILFGKEDASMEEVIEAAKTSNAHNFIRQLPQQYDTQVGERGVQMSGGQKQRIAIARAIIKAPRILLLDEATSALDSESERVVQEALDKAVVGRTTIIIAHRLSTIRNADVIAVVQDGQVMETGSHDELIQAESGLYTSLVRLQTTTPDDNNNATMHSLASKSSNMDMNSTSSRRLSIVSLSSSANSFAQGRGASQSNEEDIKKLPVPSFRRLVALNAPEWKQATLGCVGATLFGAVQPIYAFAMGSMISVYFLTDHDEIKKKTSIYAFCFLGLAVFTLVINIIQHYNFAYMGEHLTKRIRERMLSKIFTFEVGWFDQDENSSGAICSRLAKDANVVRSLVGDRTALLVQTISAVIIAFTMGLFIAWRLALVMIAVQPLVIICFYARRVLLRSMSNKAIKAQAESSKLAAEAVSNLRTITAFSSQHRILKMLEKAQQGPRRESIRQSWYAGIGLAFSQSLASCTWALDFWYGGRLVADGYISSKALFETFMILVSTGRVIADAGSMTTDFAKGSDAVGSVFAVMDRYTKIEPEDPEGHQPERITGNIELQNVHFAYPARPDVMIFEGFSIKIEAGKSTALVGQSGSGKSTIIGLIERFYDPLKGDVKIDDRDIRSYHLRSLRRHIALVSQEPTLFAGTIRENIAYGASDEIDESEIVEAAKAANAHDFIAGLNEGYDTWCGDRGLQLSGGQKQRIAIARAILKNPAVLLLDEATSALDSQSEKVVQEALERLMVGRTSVVVAHRLSTIQNCDIIAVLDKGHVAEKGTHQSLLAMGPTGAYYSLVSLQRTPQNTTHATTTTN, translated from the exons ATGAGTGGTGAAAAAAAGGCCAGAGGTAGTAGTGAGGTtacaaagacaaaaaatggGTCATTTCGATCCATTTTCATGCATGCGGACGGCGTAGATATGTTTTTTATGGTTTTAGGGTACATCGGAGCCATTGGTGATGGGTTCTCTACACCTTTGGTGCTGTTTCTAACAAGTAAATTCATGAACAATATTGGTGATGTATCTAATGTCCCCATCGATGTCTTCACACATAATATTAACAAg AATACAGTACATCTGTTGTACTTGGCTTTGGGATCATGGGTTGCTTGTTTTCtag AGGGATATTGTTGGACAAGAACAGGCGAAAGGCAAGCAACAAGGATGAGAGCAAGATATTTGAAAGCAGTGTTAAGGCAAGATGTGGGTTACTTCGATTTGCATGTTACAAGCACTGCAGAGGTCATCACAAGCGTTTCCAATGATAGTCTTGTGATTCAAGATGTTATTAGTGAAAAG CTGCCAAACTTTGTGATGAATGCTTCCTTATTCTTTGGCTGCTACTTAGTGGCGTTCTTGATGCTATGGAGACTAGCAATTGTAGGGTTTCCTTTTGTTGTGCTGCTGGTGATTCCTGGATTCATGTATGGAAGGACTTTGATGTCGTTAGCAAGAAAGATGAGAGATGAGTACAATAAGGCTGGTACAATTGCAGAACAAGCAATATCTTCTATAAGAACAGTTTATGCCTTCGTTGGTGAAAGTAAAACCAGCATTGAATTCTCTTCCGCTTTACAAGGCTCTGTGCAATTGGGGTTAAAGCAAGGTTTGGCTAAAGGATTGGCCATCGGTAGCAATGGAGTTACATTTGGTATTTGGTCCTTCTTGTGTTATTACGGTAGCAGAATGGTCATGTACCATGGTGCTCAAGGAGGGACCGTTTTTGCCGTTGGCGCCTCCATTGCCGTGGGGGGCCT AGCATTAGGAGCTGGATTACCGAACTTGAAGTACTTTTCTGAAGCAATGGCAGCCGGAGAACGAATAATGGAGATGATAAAAAGGGTTCCCAAGATAGATTCAGATAGCATGGAAggtgaaattttggaaaatgttTTGGGTGAAGTTGAATTCAAGTGCGTACAATTTGCATACCCATCAAGGCCTGAAAGCATAATCTTTAAAGACTTTTGCCTAACAATTCCAGCAGGAAAGACTGTGGCATTAGTTGGTGGTAGTGGCTCGGGAAAATCAACAGTAATAGCATTATTACAAAGATTTTATGCACCACTTGGGGGAGAAATAATTTTGGATGGAGTTTCTATCGATAAGTTACAGCTCAAATGGCTAAGGTCACAAATGGGTTTGGTAAGCCAAGAGCCAGCACTATTTGCCACATCAATTAAGGAAAATATACTTTTTGGCAAGGAAGATGCTTCAATGGAAGAGGTCATTGAAGCAGCAAAAACATCAAATGCTCATAATTTCATCCGTCAGTTGCCTCAACAATATGATACCCAG GTTGGTGAGAGAGGAGTCCAAATGTCAGGGGGCCAAAAGCAGAGAATAGCAATTGCAAGAGCAATAATCAAGGCACCAAGAATCCTTCTCTTAGACGAGGCAACAAGTGCACTTGACTCTGAATCCGAACGCGTTGTCCAAGAAGCCTTAGACAAGGCCGTCGTTGGCCGGACCACAATCATCATCGCCCACCGGCTCTCCACTATCCGTAATGCCGATGTCATCGCCGTGGTCCAAGATGGGCAAGTCATGGAAACAGGATCCCATGATGAGCTCATACAAGCCGAAAGTGGCCTTTACACTTCACTTGTTCGTCTTCAGACAACAACCCCAGACGACAACAATAATGCAACCATGCACAGCTTGGCTTCTAAATCATCAAACATGGACATGAACAGCACAAGCAGCCGGAGACTTTCAATTGTCAGTCTTTCAAGTTCAGCCAATTCATTTGCTCAGGGCCGAGGCGCTTCACAAAGCAATGAAGAGGACATCAAGAAATTGCCTGTGCCATCATTCAGGAGATTGGTAGCTTTGAATGCGCCAGAATGGAAACAAGCAACATTGGGTTGTGTTGGTGCAACTTTATTTGGTGCAGTGCAGCCAATTTATGCATTTGCCATGGGGTCTATGATATCAGTGTATTTCTTGACAGATCATGATGAGATTAAAAAGAAGACAAGTATTTATGCTTTTTGTTTCCTTGGGCTTGCGGTATTTACTCTTGTGATTAACATTATCCAGCATTACAATTTTGCTTACATGGGTGAGCACTTGACTAAGAGGATCAGGGAGAGGATGCTTTCAAAGATTTTCACTTTTGAAGTTGGTTGGTTTGATCAAGATGAGAATTCAAGTGGTGCCATTTGCTCTCGACTTGCAAAGGATGCCAATGTG GTGAGGTCTTTGGTGGGTGATCGTACGGCTCTGCTTGTACAGACGATTTCTGCGGTAATCATAGCTTTCACAATGGGCCTATTCATTGCCTGGAGGCTTGCATTGGTGATGATTGCAGTTCAGCCTCTAGTCATTATATGCTTCTACGCTAGACGGGTACTGCTTAGGAGCATGTCAAACAAGGCCATAAAAGCCCAAGCCGAAAGCAGCAAGCTTGCTGCCGAAGCTGTGTCTAATCTCAGAACCATCACTGCGTTTTCCTCCCAACACAGAATCCTGAAAATGCTCGAGAAGGCCCAGCAGGGCCCGCGAAGAGAGAGTATACGACAGTCATGGTATGCAGGTATAGGCCTTGCCTTTTCCCAGAGCCTAGCATCATGCACTTGGGCTCTGGACTTCTGGTACGGGGGCAGGCTCGTTGCGGATGGATACATCAGCTCTAAAGCCCTTTTTGAAACCTTCATGATACTTGTTAGTACGGGGCGGGTCATCGCGGATGCAGGTAGCATGACTACGGACTTTGCCAAAGGCTCAGATGCCGTAGGGTCGGTTTTTGCTGTAATGGACCGATACACGAAAATTGAGCCTGAAGATCCTGAAGGACACCAGCCCGAAAGGATAACAGGCAATATCGAACTTCAGAATGTCCATTTCGCATACCCTGCTAGACCTGATGTGATGATCTTCGAAGGCTTCTCAATCAAAATTGAAGCTGGAAAATCAACGGCATTGGTGGGACAAAGTGGGTCTGGGAAATCGACCATCATTGGCTTGATCGAACGGTTTTATGACCCTTTAAAGGGTGATGTGAAAATTGATGATCGCGACATCAGATCATACCATCTTAGGTCACTAAGGAGACATATTGCACTTGTTAGTCAAGAGCCGACTCTGTTTGCAGGGACTATTAGAGAAAACATCGCATACGGAGCATCAGATGAAATCGATGAATCAGAGATCGTTGAAGCAGCAAAGGCAGCCAATGCACATGATTTTATTGCTGGATTGAACGAAGGTTATGACACGTGGTGTGGAGACAGGGGATTGCAGCTATCCGGAGGCCAAAAGCAGCGCATTGCAATAGCTCGTGCCATATTGAAAAATCCTGCAGTCTTGTTGCTGGATGAAGCGACCAGCGCACTTGATAGTCAGTCAGAGAAAGTGGTACAAGAAGCACTTGAGCGTTTGATGGTGGGGAGAACAAGTGTGGTGGTAGCACACAGGTTAAGTACCATTCAAAATTGTGATATAATTGCGGTGTTAGATAAAGGGCACGTGGCAGAGAAAGGGACCCACCAATCTTTGTTGGCAATGGGACCCACAGGAGCTTACTATTCATTGGTCAGCCTCCAGAGGACACCTCAAAATACTACTCACGCAACGACAACAACGAactaa